The Zingiber officinale cultivar Zhangliang chromosome 10A, Zo_v1.1, whole genome shotgun sequence genome contains a region encoding:
- the LOC122026307 gene encoding protein RADIALIS-like 3 isoform X2 has translation MASESLSRSSGSFWTPKENKLFERALAVYDKDTPDRWQNVARAVGGKTVEEVKKHYELLVEDLRHIESGLVPYPSYKASGNRGNGSNEEQRLRLRYLKLQ, from the exons ATGGCATCAGAATCACTCTCCCGAAGCTCGGGTTCTTTCTGGACCCCAAAGGAAAACAAGCTCTTTGAGCGAGCTCTAGCAGTGTATGACAAGGACACACCAGACCGCTGGCAGAATGTAGCTAGGGCTGTTGGAGGAAAAACAGTTGAGGAAGTGAAGAAACACTATGAACTACTCGTGGAGGACCTCAGACACATTGAATCAGGCCTGGTACCATATCCCAGTTATAAGGCATCTGGCAATAGGGGAAATGGATCTAATGAGGAGCAAAG GCTCAGGCTCAGGTATTTAAAGCTCCAATAA
- the LOC122026307 gene encoding protein RADIALIS-like 1 isoform X1 codes for MASESLSRSSGSFWTPKENKLFERALAVYDKDTPDRWQNVARAVGGKTVEEVKKHYELLVEDLRHIESGLVPYPSYKASGNRGNGSNEEQRLPAGTGLCQVMKAVCTVLAERADRLSSTSRRSGSERPTEQHDREAERGQPSKVVVRLKRPRADRVRGRQRLAGQVERPTERTVRGL; via the exons ATGGCATCAGAATCACTCTCCCGAAGCTCGGGTTCTTTCTGGACCCCAAAGGAAAACAAGCTCTTTGAGCGAGCTCTAGCAGTGTATGACAAGGACACACCAGACCGCTGGCAGAATGTAGCTAGGGCTGTTGGAGGAAAAACAGTTGAGGAAGTGAAGAAACACTATGAACTACTCGTGGAGGACCTCAGACACATTGAATCAGGCCTGGTACCATATCCCAGTTATAAGGCATCTGGCAATAGGGGAAATGGATCTAATGAGGAGCAAAG gctgccagcagggacTGGTTTATGCCAGGTAATGAAGGCAGTCTGCACAGTGTTGGCAGAACGGGCTGATCGGTTGAGCAGCACGAGCAGGCGCAGCGGATCAGAAAGACCTACCGAACAGCACGATCGGGAGGCAGAAAGAGGCCAACCGAGCAAAGTAGTCGTCCGATTAAAGAGACCGAGAGCCGACCGTGTGAGAGGCAGACAAAGACTGGCAGGGCAAGTAGAGAGGCCGACCGAGAGAACTGTTCGAGGCCTGTGA
- the LOC122026439 gene encoding U-box domain-containing protein 5-like: MGKDVPQIVKDPQKYAEFKANNSICSELTKILDKIHLLLPAIESTRPGYNSGIQVLCSLNNQIEKAKLLLQYCAESSKLYLAITGEATLSRCERIRSSLIHSLSQMQGMVPPPLESKIAEVVDYLRVAKFIMDSQEEEAGRALLDLLRQTNFSEDLEIKTFEIAASRLNMTSPKAILIERRSLRKMLDNLSKSDSKKEKIVNYFLYLLNKYGKNVGRDNSKISKTCTDSVGNFSSSVNNGDPSDPADDSIVGCQATLPTEKFSSTYSVKHVSSSEHNGEPTDTGDAANIRCQAAVPPEEFFCPISLRLMYDPVVIASGQTYERMYIEKWFHDGHNTCPKTQRKLENFSMVPNSCLQELITNWLKKNSINVVGPCSGYSPADYHSWEAAINYSISSLNDVSAALLDGNTGRYFLQNDYSDVSLVSSSSVSNCSNSSHVNITEKLKINHTCLFPWSDDYQQYHSFSNFNHQMFLRFFCKLMELPTDVQGKAVENMKALLETDEEISHAMLENGFVEALISMMKTELEAGNAHGIKSGTQLFLAFLSANRVDLSSLTEDVSWWLISFLNSELNAEALMLLEKLIQCPSYRSKMVASGLVTSIINLLDPEHAESHELSLKILLELSDEKDIKSHILTSECLSKLATFLMDGKLVCLCLKLLENISNDKEGAQLVAKSNVCLASIAEVLSTGIKDEQEYAVAILYSICSCSFENSLLVMDEGVVPALVEISVNGNSNSKEISMRLLHHLRNIRQDDRFYLSPESKSEPAETLSVRSSSRQLFSKPDGFLRRKLRFFSKQRPLTPC; the protein is encoded by the exons ATGGGGAAAGATGTGCCTCAAATTGTGAAGGATCCACAAAAGTATGCTGAATTTAAG gCCAACAATTCAATCTGTTCAGAGCTCACAAAGATCTTAGACAAAATCCATTTGCTTCTTCCTGCAATAGAATCTACTCGACCAGGATATAACTCTGGGATACAAGTGTTGTGCTCTTTAAACAATCAAATTGAGAAAGCCAAGCTACTTCTTCAGTATTGTGCTGAGTCCAGCAAACTCTATTTG GCAATAACAGGGGAAGCAACTTTATCTAGATGTGAAAGGATAAGGAGCTCACTAATTCATAGTTTATCTCAAATGCAAGGCATGGTTCCTCCACCATTAGAATCTAAG ATTGCTGAAGTCGTTGACTATCTTAGAGTTGCTAAGTTTATCATGGACTCTCAGGAAGAAGAGGCTGGCAGAGCTTTGCTAGATCTGTTGCGCCAGACAAACTTCAGTGAGGATTTAGAGATCAAGACTTTTGAGATTGCGGCATCAAGATTGAATATGACATCTCCCAAGGCCATTTTAATAGAGAGAAGATCCTTGAGAAAGATGTTAGATAATTTGAGTAAGTCTGATTCTAAAAAAGAGAAGATTGTGAATTATTTTCTCTACCTTCTGAATAAGTATGGGAAGAATGTTGGCCGGGATAAtagtaaaatttcaaaaacatgcaCAGACTCGGTTGGAAACTTTAGTAGTTCAGTAAACAATGGTGATCCTAGTGATCCAGCTGATGATTCAATTGTTGGATGTCAAGCTACGCTACCAACTGAAAAATTCTCAAGCACATACTCTGTTAAACATGTTAGTAGTTCAGAACACAATGGTGAGCCTACTGATACAGGTGATGCTGCAAATATTCGATGTCAAGCTGCAGTACCACCTGAGGAATTCTTTTGTCCTATTTCATTAAGACTAATGTATGATCCTGTAGTTATAGCTTCTGGACAAACCTACGAAAGGATGTACATAGAGAAGTGGTTTCATGATGGGCATAATACATGTCCAAAGACTCAAAGGAAGCTGGAGAATTTTTCAATGGTACCAAATTCTTGTCTGCAGGAACTAATTACCAACTGGCTGAAGAAAAATAGCATTAACGTTGTAGGGCCATGCTCTGGCTACAGTCCTGCAGATTATCATTCCTGGGAAGCAGCAATTAATTATTCAATATCAAGCCTGAATGATGTTTCTGCTGCACTTTTAGATGGGAATACTGGGCGCTATTTTCTTCAGAATGATTACAGTGATGTTTCATTAGTCTCATCGTCTAGCGTCAGCAACTGCTCAAATTCATCCCATGTTAATATCACTGAGAAGTTGAAGATCAATCACACTTGCTTGTTCCCATGGAGTGATGATTATCAACAATATCATTCATTTTCCAACTTTAATCATCAGATGTTCCTGAGGTTCTTCTGTAAACTCATGGAACTCCCAACAGATGTCCAAGGAAAAGCAGTGGAGAATATGAAAGCCCTTTTGGAAACCGATGAGGAGATTTCACATGCTATGCTTGAGAATGGTTTTGTGGAAGCATTAATTAGCATGATGAAGACTGAACTTGAAGCAGGCAATGCACATGGAATCAAAAGTGGAACTCAATTGTTTCTTGCTTTCCTGAGTGCCAATAG GGTTGACCTCTCATCCTTGACTGAAGATGTATCATGGTGGTTGATTTCTTTCCTGAATTCTGAGCTAAATGCAGAAGCTTTAATGCTACTAGAGAAACTGATTCAGTGTCCCAGTTATAGATCCAAGATGGTGGCATCTGGCTTAGTGACTTCCATTATCAATCTTTTAGACCCTGAACATGCCGAGTCTCATGAACTGTCTTTGAAAATCCTTCTTGAATTATCAGATGAGAAGGACATAAAATCCCACATTCTAACCTCTGAATGCTTATCAAAATTGGCTACTTTTTTGATGGATGGAAAACTTGTATGTCTGTGCTTAAAGCTTCTTGAGAACATAAGTAATGACAAAGAGGGTGCCCAATTGGTAGCAAAATCAAATGTCTGTCTTGCTTCTATTGCAGAAGTTCTCAGTACCGGCATCAAGGACGAACAAGAATATGCAGTTGCCATCCTCTATTCTATTTGTTCTTGTAGTTTTGAGAATTCTCTACTAGTCATGGACGAGGGTGTGGTTCCTGCTTTAGTTGAGATCTCTGTTAATGGAAATTCCAATAGCAAGGAGATATCAATGAGGCTGCTCCATCATCTGCGAAATATCAGGCAAGATGATCGTTTCTATCTCAGTCCTGAATCTAAATCTGAACCAGCAGAAACCCTTTCTGTCCGTTCTTCAAGCAGACAGTTGTTTTCCAAACCAGATGggtttttaagaagaaaactaagatTCTTCTCAAAACAAAGACCATTGACTCCTTGTTAA